A DNA window from Longimicrobiales bacterium contains the following coding sequences:
- the gap gene encoding type I glyceraldehyde-3-phosphate dehydrogenase yields the protein MAGKSGRTRVAINGFGRIGRNILRAARKRNADFDFVAVNDLTDNETLAHLLRYDSVHGRYDGVVKATNDGLNVDGDDIRVLSEKDPAQLPWKDLGVDIVFESTGRFTKREDAAKHIDGGARKVVITAPAKNEDITIVMGVNHDKYDAASHHVVSNASCTTNCLVPVVKVLLDNYGFRRGLMTTVHSYTNDQQILDLPHKDLRRARAAALSIIPTTTGAAKATALVLPELKGRIDGMSMRVPTPDVSVVDLTAELEKDVTVEQVNDAFRAAAAGPMKGILDVSEEPLVSVDYIGHPASSIVDLLSTFVVEDRMVKVMAWYDNEWGYSVRCVDLAAHIAKSL from the coding sequence ATGGCGGGTAAATCAGGACGCACGCGCGTAGCCATCAATGGATTCGGGCGCATCGGTCGCAACATCCTGCGCGCGGCACGGAAACGGAACGCCGACTTCGACTTCGTGGCGGTCAACGACCTCACGGACAATGAGACGCTGGCGCACCTCCTCCGCTACGACTCCGTTCACGGACGCTACGACGGTGTCGTCAAGGCCACGAACGACGGTCTCAACGTCGATGGCGATGACATCCGCGTCCTCAGCGAGAAGGACCCGGCTCAGCTGCCCTGGAAGGACCTGGGCGTCGACATCGTCTTCGAGTCCACCGGCCGCTTCACCAAGCGCGAGGACGCCGCCAAGCACATCGATGGCGGCGCACGGAAGGTCGTCATCACCGCGCCCGCCAAGAACGAGGACATCACGATCGTGATGGGCGTCAACCACGACAAGTACGATGCGGCCTCACATCACGTGGTGAGCAACGCCAGCTGCACCACCAACTGCCTGGTGCCCGTCGTCAAGGTGCTGCTCGACAACTACGGTTTCCGCCGCGGTCTCATGACGACCGTCCATTCGTATACCAACGATCAGCAGATCCTCGACCTGCCGCACAAGGACCTGCGCCGCGCCCGCGCGGCCGCTCTCTCCATCATCCCGACCACCACCGGCGCGGCCAAGGCTACCGCCCTCGTGCTCCCCGAGCTGAAGGGCAGGATCGACGGCATGTCGATGCGCGTGCCCACGCCCGACGTATCCGTCGTCGACCTGACGGCCGAGCTCGAGAAGGACGTGACCGTCGAACAGGTCAACGACGCGTTCCGGGCCGCCGCTGCCGGTCCGATGAAGGGGATCCTCGACGTGTCGGAGGAGCCGCTGGTCAGCGTCGATTACATCGGCCACCCGGCCAGCTCCATCGTCGACCTGCTTTCGACCTTCGTCGTCGAGGACCGCATGGTCAAGGTGATGGCGTGGTACGACAACGAATGGGGGTACTCCGTACGCTGCGTCGACCTGGCCGCCCACATCGCGAAATCGCTTTAA